One segment of Daphnia magna isolate NIES linkage group LG2, ASM2063170v1.1, whole genome shotgun sequence DNA contains the following:
- the LOC116917497 gene encoding far upstream element-binding protein 1 isoform X8 — translation MENEPDAKRMAAAVAAAAAAAAANAADPFGALRSPGMQGRGPMMNMPAASMMNLGPISTEEVAVPDKMVGLIIGRGGEQISRLQAESGAKIQMAPDSAGLPDRTCTITGSREAIGRARELINNIVQTRGGPRDAGPPSVESMGGQHNVGIDLTLAPNVEVMIPGPKVGLIIGKGGETIKQLQERSGTRMVVVQDGPQQENEKPLRIYGDPQKVEHAKQLVYDLIAEKEMEVSAFSRGQRFGSYGGGGPQQTIEVAVPRSAVGVVIGKNGEMIKKIQNETGARVQFQQGRDDNPEERMCALTGTMNQIEDARQRIEELIESVLVLGESQARDSQMGRGRGRTGGSTGGSSMNGAPYGRSPGGGSSTGGGWGEYGPGVGRSGGPSMGMARNGQDKVEYQFLVPSTKTGIIIGKGGETIKQINQQSGAFCELDRRPPPNPNEKIFIIRGSHEQVELAKRMISEKLGLGPMGAPPTQGYPMGQNQNAGAYAAQGWGAAAYQQWPGQPNDPSKADPNAANAAAWAAYYQQQQFYQQPGSGAPSAQSGNPGQPESNSGSVPVNPQTGQPDYTAQWIQYYRSIGAMKDAEALEQQLKASKGMGNTAVSAAPAAAPAAAPTQDYSAQWAAYYRSIGKIGEAEAIEAQARLKQSAQGGQGPGQAGSAAQYGAYPGAGSGGSAAATAGYYGGQPGGGQPQGGAAAYGYQGYGGYGQAPSDGQ, via the exons ATGGAGAATGAACCTGATGCCAAGAGAATGGCAGCAGCCGTGGCTGCTGCTGCAGCAGCAGCTGCAGCAAATGCAGCGGATCCATTTGGAGCTTTGAGATCACCTGGAATGCAGGGAAGAGGACCGATGATGAATATGCCTGCTGCCTCCATGATGAACCTCGGTCCTATAAGCACTGAAGAAGTTGCTGTTCCAGACAAAATGGTTGGACTAA TTATCGGACGAGGTGGTGAGCAGATTTCAAGACTGCAGGCTGAATCTGGAGCTAAAATTCAAATGGCACCTGACAGTGCAGGCCTACCTGATCGAACTTGCACAATCACTGGCTCAAGAGAAGCGATAGG GAGGGCTCGTGAATTGATCAATAATATTGTTCAGACTCGTGGTGGACCCAGAGATGCTGGACCTCCATCGGTTGAATCTATGGGTGGGCAACACAATGTGGGTATTGACCTCACTTTAGCTCCCAAT GTTGAAGTTATGATCCCAGGCCCTAAAGTAGGTTTAATTATTGGTAAAGGGGGTGAGACAATCAAACAGTTGCAG GAGAGATCTGGAACGAGGATGGTTGTAGTACAGGATGGCccacaacaagaaaacgaaaagcCCCTTCGCATCTATGGTGACCCTCAGAAAGTTGAGCATGCAAAACAACTTGTGTACGACCTCATCGCCGAAAAGGAGATGGAAGTTTCC GCCTTCAGTCGAGGACAGAGGTTTGGTAGTTATGGAGGAGGTGGGCCGCAGCAAACTATCGAG GTGGCAGTGCCGCGATCGGCTGTCGGTGTTGTAATTGGCAAGAACGGCGAGATGATCAAGAAGATCCAGAACGAAACGGGAGCCCGGGTTCAGTTCCAGCAGGGACGAGACGACAATCCCGAGGAACGGATGTGCGCGCTGACAGGCACCATGAACCAGATCGAGGACGCCAGACAACGCATCGAAGAACTCATTGAATCTGTATTG GTGTTGGGGGAGTCGCAGGCGCGTGATAGCCAGATGGGGCGGGGCCGGGGTCGGACAGGAGGAAGTACAGGCGGCAGCAGTATGAATGGAGCTCCTTATGGACGAAGCCCTGGAGGTGGAAGTTCAACAGGAGGTGGATGGGGAGAGTATGGACCTGGAGTCGGCCGGAGCGGAGGACCAAGCATGGGAATGGCCCGTAATGGACAAGACAAAGTCGAATACCAATTCCTGGTTCCTTCCACCAAAACCGGAATTATTATAGGCAAAG GAGGCGAAACGATCAAGCAAATCAATCAACAGTCTGGAGCGTTTTGTGAGCTTGATAGGAGGCCCCCTCCAAATCCAAATGAAAAGATCTTCATCATCCGTGGATCACACGAACAAGTTGAATTGGCTAAACGAATGATCAGCGAAAAACTAGGATTG GGACCAATGGGTGCGCCACCGACACAAGGATATCCAATGGGACAGAACCAGAATGCAGGAGCATATGCAGCTCAAGGATGGGGAGCAGCCGCCTATCAACAGTGGCCTGGACAACCCAACGACCCCT CTAAAGCGGATCCCAATGCCGCAAACGCAGCCGCATGGGCTGCCTATTACCAACAGCAACAGTTCTATCAACAACCCGGAAGTGGAGCTCCTTCGGCCCAGAGTGGCAATCCTGGACAGCCCGAGAGCAATAGCG GGAGTGTCCCTGTCAATCCCCAAACCGGACAACCAGATTACACAGCACAGTGGATACAATATTACAGAAGTATTGGAGCCATGAAAGATGCGGAAGCTCTTGAACAACAGCTCAAGGCCAGCAAG GGTATGGGGAATACGGCAGTGTCAGCGGCTCCTGCAGCCGCTCCAGCGGCGGCGCCTACTCAAGACTACAGCGCACAGTGGGCTGCATATTATCGCTCAATTGGCAAGATTGGAGAAGCTGAAGCCATCGAAGCCCAAGCCAGGTTGAAGCAG AGTGCACAGGGTGGTCAAGGTCCAGGTCAAGCAGGATCAGCTGCTCAGTACGGTGCCTACCCTGGTGCTGGATCTGGTGGTAGCGCTGCAGCCACGGCTGGATACTATGGTGGACAGCCCGGCGGTGGCCAACCTCAAGGCGGAGCAGCAGCCTACGGCTACCAGGGATACGGAGGCTATGGACAAGCCCCATCTGATGGACAATAG
- the LOC116917497 gene encoding far upstream element-binding protein 2 isoform X11: MGDSVVVTTAQNNSPNSAFADAVQRAREVASKIQPDSGSLSDFDFERNGSSSTVKRPFSSVSPSMENEPDAKRMAAAVAAAAAAAAANAADPFGALRSPGMQGRGPMMNMPAASMMNLGPISTEEVAVPDKMVGLIIGRGGEQISRLQAESGAKIQMAPDSAGLPDRTCTITGSREAIGRARELINNIVQTRGGPRDAGPPSVESMGGQHNVGIDLTLAPNVEVMIPGPKVGLIIGKGGETIKQLQERSGTRMVVVQDGPQQENEKPLRIYGDPQKVEHAKQLVYDLIAEKEMEVSARDSQMGRGRGRTGGSTGGSSMNGAPYGRSPGGGSSTGGGWGEYGPGVGRSGGPSMGMARNGQDKVEYQFLVPSTKTGIIIGKGGETIKQINQQSGAFCELDRRPPPNPNEKIFIIRGSHEQVELAKRMISEKLGLGPMGAPPTQGYPMGQNQNAGAYAAQGWGAAAYQQWPGQPNDPSKADPNAANAAAWAAYYQQQQFYQQPGSGAPSAQSGNPGQPESNSGSVPVNPQTGQPDYTAQWIQYYRSIGAMKDAEALEQQLKASKGMGNTAVSAAPAAAPAAAPTQDYSAQWAAYYRSIGKIGEAEAIEAQARLKQSAQGGQGPGQAGSAAQYGAYPGAGSGGSAAATAGYYGGQPGGGQPQGGAAAYGYQGYGGYGQAPSDGQ; the protein is encoded by the exons ATGGGTGATTCGGTTGTAGTGACTACGGCCCAAAACAACAGCCCGAATTCTGCATTTGCGGATGCCGTTCAACGAGCAAGAGAg GTTGCATCAAAAATTCAGCCAGATTCAGGAAGCCTGTCAGACTTTGACTTTGAAAGAAACGGTTCAAGCTCCACTGTCAAGAGGCCTTTCAGCAGTGTAAGCCCATCAATGGAGAATGAACCTGATGCCAAGAGAATGGCAGCAGCCGTGGCTGCTGCTGCAGCAGCAGCTGCAGCAAATGCAGCGGATCCATTTGGAGCTTTGAGATCACCTGGAATGCAGGGAAGAGGACCGATGATGAATATGCCTGCTGCCTCCATGATGAACCTCGGTCCTATAAGCACTGAAGAAGTTGCTGTTCCAGACAAAATGGTTGGACTAA TTATCGGACGAGGTGGTGAGCAGATTTCAAGACTGCAGGCTGAATCTGGAGCTAAAATTCAAATGGCACCTGACAGTGCAGGCCTACCTGATCGAACTTGCACAATCACTGGCTCAAGAGAAGCGATAGG GAGGGCTCGTGAATTGATCAATAATATTGTTCAGACTCGTGGTGGACCCAGAGATGCTGGACCTCCATCGGTTGAATCTATGGGTGGGCAACACAATGTGGGTATTGACCTCACTTTAGCTCCCAAT GTTGAAGTTATGATCCCAGGCCCTAAAGTAGGTTTAATTATTGGTAAAGGGGGTGAGACAATCAAACAGTTGCAG GAGAGATCTGGAACGAGGATGGTTGTAGTACAGGATGGCccacaacaagaaaacgaaaagcCCCTTCGCATCTATGGTGACCCTCAGAAAGTTGAGCATGCAAAACAACTTGTGTACGACCTCATCGCCGAAAAGGAGATGGAAGTTTCC GCGCGTGATAGCCAGATGGGGCGGGGCCGGGGTCGGACAGGAGGAAGTACAGGCGGCAGCAGTATGAATGGAGCTCCTTATGGACGAAGCCCTGGAGGTGGAAGTTCAACAGGAGGTGGATGGGGAGAGTATGGACCTGGAGTCGGCCGGAGCGGAGGACCAAGCATGGGAATGGCCCGTAATGGACAAGACAAAGTCGAATACCAATTCCTGGTTCCTTCCACCAAAACCGGAATTATTATAGGCAAAG GAGGCGAAACGATCAAGCAAATCAATCAACAGTCTGGAGCGTTTTGTGAGCTTGATAGGAGGCCCCCTCCAAATCCAAATGAAAAGATCTTCATCATCCGTGGATCACACGAACAAGTTGAATTGGCTAAACGAATGATCAGCGAAAAACTAGGATTG GGACCAATGGGTGCGCCACCGACACAAGGATATCCAATGGGACAGAACCAGAATGCAGGAGCATATGCAGCTCAAGGATGGGGAGCAGCCGCCTATCAACAGTGGCCTGGACAACCCAACGACCCCT CTAAAGCGGATCCCAATGCCGCAAACGCAGCCGCATGGGCTGCCTATTACCAACAGCAACAGTTCTATCAACAACCCGGAAGTGGAGCTCCTTCGGCCCAGAGTGGCAATCCTGGACAGCCCGAGAGCAATAGCG GGAGTGTCCCTGTCAATCCCCAAACCGGACAACCAGATTACACAGCACAGTGGATACAATATTACAGAAGTATTGGAGCCATGAAAGATGCGGAAGCTCTTGAACAACAGCTCAAGGCCAGCAAG GGTATGGGGAATACGGCAGTGTCAGCGGCTCCTGCAGCCGCTCCAGCGGCGGCGCCTACTCAAGACTACAGCGCACAGTGGGCTGCATATTATCGCTCAATTGGCAAGATTGGAGAAGCTGAAGCCATCGAAGCCCAAGCCAGGTTGAAGCAG AGTGCACAGGGTGGTCAAGGTCCAGGTCAAGCAGGATCAGCTGCTCAGTACGGTGCCTACCCTGGTGCTGGATCTGGTGGTAGCGCTGCAGCCACGGCTGGATACTATGGTGGACAGCCCGGCGGTGGCCAACCTCAAGGCGGAGCAGCAGCCTACGGCTACCAGGGATACGGAGGCTATGGACAAGCCCCATCTGATGGACAATAG
- the LOC116917497 gene encoding far upstream element-binding protein 1 isoform X4, translated as MGDSVVVTTAQNNSPNSAFADAVQRAREVASKIQPDSGSLSDFDFERNGSSSTVKRPFSSVSPSMENEPDAKRMAAAVAAAAAAAAANAADPFGALRSPGMQGRGPMMNMPAASMMNLGPISTEEVAVPDKMVGLIIGRGGEQISRLQAESGAKIQMAPDSAGLPDRTCTITGSREAIGRARELINNIVQTRGGPRDAGPPSVESMGGQHNVGIDLTLAPNVEVMIPGPKVGLIIGKGGETIKQLQERSGTRMVVVQDGPQQENEKPLRIYGDPQKVEHAKQLVYDLIAEKEMEVSAFSRGQRFGSYGGGGPQQTIEVAVPRSAVGVVIGKNGEMIKKIQNETGARVQFQQGRDDNPEERMCALTGTMNQIEDARQRIEELIESGESQARDSQMGRGRGRTGGSTGGSSMNGAPYGRSPGGGSSTGGGWGEYGPGVGRSGGPSMGMARNGQDKVEYQFLVPSTKTGIIIGKGGETIKQINQQSGAFCELDRRPPPNPNEKIFIIRGSHEQVELAKRMISEKLGLGPMGAPPTQGYPMGQNQNAGAYAAQGWGAAAYQQWPGQPNDPSKADPNAANAAAWAAYYQQQQFYQQPGSGAPSAQSGNPGQPESNSGSVPVNPQTGQPDYTAQWIQYYRSIGAMKDAEALEQQLKASKGMGNTAVSAAPAAAPAAAPTQDYSAQWAAYYRSIGKIGEAEAIEAQARLKQSAQGGQGPGQAGSAAQYGAYPGAGSGGSAAATAGYYGGQPGGGQPQGGAAAYGYQGYGGYGQAPSDGQ; from the exons ATGGGTGATTCGGTTGTAGTGACTACGGCCCAAAACAACAGCCCGAATTCTGCATTTGCGGATGCCGTTCAACGAGCAAGAGAg GTTGCATCAAAAATTCAGCCAGATTCAGGAAGCCTGTCAGACTTTGACTTTGAAAGAAACGGTTCAAGCTCCACTGTCAAGAGGCCTTTCAGCAGTGTAAGCCCATCAATGGAGAATGAACCTGATGCCAAGAGAATGGCAGCAGCCGTGGCTGCTGCTGCAGCAGCAGCTGCAGCAAATGCAGCGGATCCATTTGGAGCTTTGAGATCACCTGGAATGCAGGGAAGAGGACCGATGATGAATATGCCTGCTGCCTCCATGATGAACCTCGGTCCTATAAGCACTGAAGAAGTTGCTGTTCCAGACAAAATGGTTGGACTAA TTATCGGACGAGGTGGTGAGCAGATTTCAAGACTGCAGGCTGAATCTGGAGCTAAAATTCAAATGGCACCTGACAGTGCAGGCCTACCTGATCGAACTTGCACAATCACTGGCTCAAGAGAAGCGATAGG GAGGGCTCGTGAATTGATCAATAATATTGTTCAGACTCGTGGTGGACCCAGAGATGCTGGACCTCCATCGGTTGAATCTATGGGTGGGCAACACAATGTGGGTATTGACCTCACTTTAGCTCCCAAT GTTGAAGTTATGATCCCAGGCCCTAAAGTAGGTTTAATTATTGGTAAAGGGGGTGAGACAATCAAACAGTTGCAG GAGAGATCTGGAACGAGGATGGTTGTAGTACAGGATGGCccacaacaagaaaacgaaaagcCCCTTCGCATCTATGGTGACCCTCAGAAAGTTGAGCATGCAAAACAACTTGTGTACGACCTCATCGCCGAAAAGGAGATGGAAGTTTCC GCCTTCAGTCGAGGACAGAGGTTTGGTAGTTATGGAGGAGGTGGGCCGCAGCAAACTATCGAG GTGGCAGTGCCGCGATCGGCTGTCGGTGTTGTAATTGGCAAGAACGGCGAGATGATCAAGAAGATCCAGAACGAAACGGGAGCCCGGGTTCAGTTCCAGCAGGGACGAGACGACAATCCCGAGGAACGGATGTGCGCGCTGACAGGCACCATGAACCAGATCGAGGACGCCAGACAACGCATCGAAGAACTCATTGAATCT GGGGAGTCGCAGGCGCGTGATAGCCAGATGGGGCGGGGCCGGGGTCGGACAGGAGGAAGTACAGGCGGCAGCAGTATGAATGGAGCTCCTTATGGACGAAGCCCTGGAGGTGGAAGTTCAACAGGAGGTGGATGGGGAGAGTATGGACCTGGAGTCGGCCGGAGCGGAGGACCAAGCATGGGAATGGCCCGTAATGGACAAGACAAAGTCGAATACCAATTCCTGGTTCCTTCCACCAAAACCGGAATTATTATAGGCAAAG GAGGCGAAACGATCAAGCAAATCAATCAACAGTCTGGAGCGTTTTGTGAGCTTGATAGGAGGCCCCCTCCAAATCCAAATGAAAAGATCTTCATCATCCGTGGATCACACGAACAAGTTGAATTGGCTAAACGAATGATCAGCGAAAAACTAGGATTG GGACCAATGGGTGCGCCACCGACACAAGGATATCCAATGGGACAGAACCAGAATGCAGGAGCATATGCAGCTCAAGGATGGGGAGCAGCCGCCTATCAACAGTGGCCTGGACAACCCAACGACCCCT CTAAAGCGGATCCCAATGCCGCAAACGCAGCCGCATGGGCTGCCTATTACCAACAGCAACAGTTCTATCAACAACCCGGAAGTGGAGCTCCTTCGGCCCAGAGTGGCAATCCTGGACAGCCCGAGAGCAATAGCG GGAGTGTCCCTGTCAATCCCCAAACCGGACAACCAGATTACACAGCACAGTGGATACAATATTACAGAAGTATTGGAGCCATGAAAGATGCGGAAGCTCTTGAACAACAGCTCAAGGCCAGCAAG GGTATGGGGAATACGGCAGTGTCAGCGGCTCCTGCAGCCGCTCCAGCGGCGGCGCCTACTCAAGACTACAGCGCACAGTGGGCTGCATATTATCGCTCAATTGGCAAGATTGGAGAAGCTGAAGCCATCGAAGCCCAAGCCAGGTTGAAGCAG AGTGCACAGGGTGGTCAAGGTCCAGGTCAAGCAGGATCAGCTGCTCAGTACGGTGCCTACCCTGGTGCTGGATCTGGTGGTAGCGCTGCAGCCACGGCTGGATACTATGGTGGACAGCCCGGCGGTGGCCAACCTCAAGGCGGAGCAGCAGCCTACGGCTACCAGGGATACGGAGGCTATGGACAAGCCCCATCTGATGGACAATAG